The genomic stretch TAACTGCTCTGGAATCATAAGCTTTACAAGGAACGTGAATTTTTATTGAAGTGTGCAATTTTGAACAGCACTGAAAAACGCTGAATGAGAGACTCCCGTCAGCGTCAACTTCCAAGTGAGAGATTTTTAGTCGCCGTAGTGTCTGTTGCGGCAAGGAGGACACCATGTCCGACTCTCCCAAGAATCGGATACTAATCGTCGATGACGATCCCAGTATTCGCACCATGGTCGCGACGACGCTGTCGGTTGAAGGATACGAGGTTGCGACCGCCGAAAACGGCTTCGATGCTCTTTTGCAGCTGAAGACCAAGGTTCCTGAACTCATCGTCTCCGACCTGAATATGCCGCAGATGTCGGGATTCGAGTTTCTCTCAGTGATCCGCCGTCGATTCCCAGAGATATTGGTTGTCGCCATGAGCGGCGCCTATGAGTCTGGGGATGCGATCCCAGGCGGAGTAATTGCCGACGCTTTCTACGCCAAAGGCTCGGATACGCTGGCCTCGCTCTCGAGACTCGTCGGGGGCTTACTTCGAACTTCAGCTTCGCGTGCCATCGCCCATGCCACGCAGTCCGCTCCAGTGTGGGTTCCGCGAAACGGTAAGGACTCCAGAGGCATACCGTACATCGTTCTGAC from Terriglobales bacterium encodes the following:
- a CDS encoding response regulator; translation: MSDSPKNRILIVDDDPSIRTMVATTLSVEGYEVATAENGFDALLQLKTKVPELIVSDLNMPQMSGFEFLSVIRRRFPEILVVAMSGAYESGDAIPGGVIADAFYAKGSDTLASLSRLVGGLLRTSASRAIAHATQSAPVWVPRNGKDSRGIPYIVLTCTECLRSFPLNVSSEATGTVMETPCVFCLNEVRYIIDFSLSVASPRKMEALPSIAGTLQN